In one window of Vanrija pseudolonga chromosome 5, complete sequence DNA:
- the SPAC11D3.18c_0 gene encoding putative transporterC, producing MSELHDTKEKNGIAVTHELNVSGSHHDAVHHDDPAYDVIDPAAERKLVFKLDILILPLTALLYLSAFLDRSNMGNAKLQGLFKILGSNPDTKFSIILSCFYITYIILNVPGTVLSTLVEPSMSIALGTLIWSVACSAQAGAHNFGGLVATRLFIGIGEAMFTCSVAMYYGMWYKRTEIAARVSLFIGSGTLAGAFGGLIAYGVSFIHSSKLETWRILFLIEGLPGILLALCIFLFLPSRPEKSSLDVNAAERELALRRLGGSRVAAGHAFEWSAVRHAFSQHTAYLNGVICIGLNCSVASVAGFLPTIVKSFGYSNARAQLFTVPPYAFAFVGSLIICFLSDRTKHRGLWVVLTQVCGTVGFAVLIGVTKNMGARYFGTFLVVLGGFGGIPLMLAWAGDTAGSQTTAAVRMGLMNGIGQCFAILASFIFPTKEGPHWYKGFGINLGFCVLSLITALYLTWYYRHENARRDKAGDFAPTSGALDSPSGEKGQVVVPQAQLHDYAPGFRYTT from the exons ATGTCAGAGCTGCACGACACCAAGGAGAAGAACGGCATCGCCGTCACCCATGAGCTCAATGTCTCTGGGTCTCATCACGACGCGGTTCATCACGATGACCCCGCCTACGATGTCATCGATCCCGCCGCTGAGCGCAAACTTGTGTTCAAGCTTGAC ATCCTCATTCTGCCGCTCACGGCGCTCCTCTACCTCTcggccttcctcgaccgctCGAACATGGGCAATGCGAAGCT TCAAGGACTGTTCAAGATCCTCGGGTCCAACCCCGATACAAAGTTTTCCATCATCCTTTCCTGCTTCTACATCACCTACATT ATCTTGAACGTTCCCGGCACTGTCCTTTCCACTCTGGTGGAGCCGAGCATGTCCATCGCCCTTGGCACCCTCATCTGGTCGGTCGCCTGCTCCGCCCAGGCAGGCGCGCACAACTTCGGCGGGCTGGTCGCCACGCGTCTCTTCATTGGTATTGGCGAGGCCATGTTCACCTGCTCGGTCGCCATGTACTACGGCATGTGGTACAAGCGCACCGagatcgccgcgcgcgtgtcgcTCTTCATCGGCTCGGGTACCCTGGCCGGAGC ATTCGGCGGTCTCATCGCCTACGGCGTTTCGTTCATCCACTCCTCCAAGCTCGAGACTTGGCGCATTCTCTTCCTTATCGAAGGCCTCCCGGGTATCTTACTCGCCCTGTgcatcttcctcttcttgCCCAGCAGGCCCGAGAAGTCTAG CCTAGATGTCAACGCCGCTGAGCGCGAACTTGCCCTCCGCCGTTTGGGCGGCTCAAGGGTAGCCGCGGGCCACGCATTCGAGTGGAGCGCGGTCCGCCACGCCTTCTCGCAGCACACGGCCTACCTCAACGGAGTCATCTGTATCGGACTCAACTGCTCCGTCGCCTCAGTGGCCGGTTTCCTCCCGACGATTGTCAAGTCGTTCGGATACTCGAACGCGCGTGCGCAGCTCTTCACCGTCCCGCCGTACGCGTTCGCCTTTGTCGGCTCGCTCATCATCTGCTTCCTCTCCGACAGGACCAAGCACCGCGGCCTCTGGGTCGTCCTCACTCAGGTCTGTGGAACCGTCGGCTTTGCGGTCCTCATTGGCGTCACCAAGAACATGGGTGCGCGCTACTTCGGCACCTTCctggtcgtcctcggcggctttggcggcatcCCGCTCATGCTCGCATGGGCTGGCGACACGGCCGGCTCGCAGACGACTGCCGCTGTTCGAATGGGCTTGATGAACGGCATTGGCCAGTGCTTTGCTA TCCTCGCCTCGTTCATCTTCCCCACCAAGGAGGGACCTCACTGGTACAAGGGCTTTGGTATCAACCTCGGCTTCTGCGTT CTCTCCCTCATCACTGCGCTCTACCTCACCTGGTACTACCGCCACGAGAACGCGAGGCGCGACAAGGCGGGCGACTTTGCGCCCACTTCgggcgcgctcgactcgccgtcgGGCGAGAAGGGACAGGTCGTCGTTCCTCAGGCGCAGCTGCACGACTATGCTCCTGGCTTCCGTTACACCACTTAA
- the xyd1_2 gene encoding D-xylose 1-dehydrogenase (NADP(+)): MAAPYTLRWGIISTGWISTEFTEDLLVDPATRNVNDVAHVVEAVGSRSLESAQKFIDKLKAAPEPYAWGVARGALDKTKARASYQEVYDDPDVDVVYIGTPVTHHHKDAKAALLAGKHVVCEKPFTFDLAELDELIAIAREKKLFLMEAVWTRFHPISYAVQDVLASGVLGRPRRYAADFSKDFKLETKPISHRLLAPELGGGGLLDMGPYPSVWAMLTLHQHPLNTKRTPPKVVNTYQTIYSRTGVDARSRWVLEFEELGAEGILMTDMLCQNFKEGAVVLQCEEGDLVIESPPQKPGVFHIVPHEEVDGVKERSTHDYTIPAAQGHGLAFEADAVARCIRDGQTECPRMPLDESRIVQSWFDAVRKNGRTVMRDMEGTAGK, from the exons ATGGCCGCGCCGTACACTCTTCGCTGGGGCATCATCTCGACGGGGTGGATCTCGACCGAGTTTACAGAG GACCTCCTCGTTGACCCAGCCACCCGAAACGTGAATgacgtcgcgcacgtcgtcgaggcggtcggctcgcgctcgctcgagtcggcaCAAAAGTTcatcgacaagctcaaggccgcgccGGAGCCATACGCGTGGGGCGtggcccgcggcgcgctcgacaagacCAAGGCGCGTGCGAGCTATCAGGAGGTGTACGATGACCCC GACGTTGACGTCGTCTACATCGGCACGCCCGtgacccaccaccacaaggACGCCAAGGCAGCCCTTCTGGCAGGCAAGCACGTCGTGTGCGAGAAGCCATTCACgttcgacctcgccgagctggacgagctgATCGCCATTGCGCGCGAGAAGAAGCTCTTTTTGATGGA GGCTGTGTGGACGCGCTTCCACCCCATCTCGTACGCGGTGCAGGACGTGCTCGCGtccggcgtgctcggccggccgcggcgctaCGCCGCCGACTTCTCCAAGGACTTTAAGCTCGAGACCAAGCCGATCAGCCACCGCCTGCTGGCgcccgagctgggcggcggcggcctgctcgacatGGGCCCGTACCCATCCGTCTGGGCGATGCTCACGCTCCACCAGCACCCGCTCAACACGAAGCGCACCCCGCCCAAGGTCGTCAACACGTACCAGACCATCTACAGCCGCACGGGCGTCGATGCGCGCTCACGCTGGGTGCTGGAgttcgaggagctcggcgcagaGGGCATCCTCATGACCGACATGCTGTGCCAGAACTTCAAGGAGGGCGCCGTTGTGCTCCAGTGTGAAgagggcgacctcgtcatTGAGT CGCCGCCGCAGAAGCCGGGCGTGTTCCACATCGTCCCgcacgaggaggtcgacggtGTCAAGGAGCGCAGCACGCACGACTACACTATTCCAGCTGCGCAAGGCCACGGGCTGGCgttcgaggccgacgcggtTGCGCGCTGTATCCGCGACGGGCAGACCGAGTGCCCGCGCATGCCTCTCGACGAGAGCCGTATCGTTCAGAGCTGGttcgacgccgtgcgcaaGAACGGTCGCACCGTCATGAGGGACATGGAGGGGACCGCAGGGAAATAG
- the RFS6 gene encoding putative galactinol--sucrose galactosyltransferase 6 translates to MAAEPVNKRLMLFTVPPGEGHSTWDLDLEFDDAATGWAWCRTKPTWIEPVEFYSLQNLPDQSIHLLVFRSRPGYYVCIYPASSRGALCHLRKGAAPKALSCCVRAASTTEDAVGAVVVTSASTQASMLELVDTAVAVAREWANDGAVQPFTLPPPGPLDGVGFCTWTSLGEGKRPTMANVSALLDDLVRHDIPIQSFIIDDGWENQRTFIRVPAGEGTEENEGRGLWDFGSHPDLGEGGLAAMVGMIKTKLAAVDGVGATEVGVWMTLLGGYWEGIHPDSPLVHKYKCRPHRCSRHWWPGVANDPWSVDHFPGGSVDVWFPPPETADNFWRDYFTELKTQGITFIKVDNQALASALDGPANTLAGMSIWRSLVSAANEVFGPGRIIHCMAQSENTFGGEQGLGLATGGQRFVCRSSDDFGMIGNPDAHQLHILANILNATLLAELCHIPDADMFMTTKLAPIAHALLRALFPGPLLLTDKPGHHDTHLLWRLIGKDKTGTARVVRTERPVRPLARRLLDMSVRDHGNGTGLWGSVGTELGTILAVWNVRGNEHKQLFVADKIETEDVLDAVGDPRAEDYAIVRLNLQHGGVTAGAVIQLNEQESIAHVTLPYLSAAMFWLVPLSHQAFGSVAVLGLVDKFAGLTAATNVEYSDTSITLDLRYSGVLGLGITNLSRATSLVATVDGERVPVRRRVLPHLANGGELEVLDITVGAGTDSAATTKAPDLIAGEVWKVVFTFTRRQQ, encoded by the exons ATGGCTGCTGAACCGGTCAACAAGCGGCTCATGCTGTTCACTGTCCCTCCCGGCGAGGGACACAGCACCTgggacctcgacctcgagtttgacgacgCGGCAACCGGCTGGGCCTGGTGCCGGACCAA ACCAACGTGGATCGAGCCGGTCGAGTTCTACTCGCTCCAAAACCTCCCTGACCAGTCGATCCACCTGCTCGTCTTCCGCTCGCGGCCCGGGTACTACGTCTGCATCTacccggcctcgtcgcgcggcgcgttgTGTCACCTGCGCAAGGGCGCAGCACCGAAGGCACTGTCCTGCTGcgtgagggcggcgagcacgactgAGGATgcagtcggcgccgtggtcgtcaCCAGCGCAAGTACCCAGGCTTCgatgctcgagctcgtcgacacggcCGTCGCAGTCGCGCGGGAGTGGGCCAACGACGGCGCAGTGCAGCCCTTCACGTTGCCGCCTCCTGGCCCACTGGACGGCGTAGGCTTCTGCACGTGGACTagcctcggcgagg GCAAGCGGCCAACCATGGCCAACGTCTCagcgctcctcgacgacctcgtccgGCACGACATCCCGATTCAGAGCTTCATCATCGACGACGGCTGGGAGAACCAGCGCACATTCATTCGTGTGCCAGCCGGCGAGGGCACCGAGGAGAACGAGGGCCGCGGGCTGTGGGACTTTGGCTCACACCCCgatctcggcgagggcggcctcgcggccatgGTCGGGATGATCAAGACAaagctggccgccgtcgacggggtcGGGGCAACCGAGGTCGGCGTATGGATGAC ACTCCTCGGCGGTTATTGGGAAGGCATCCACCCCGACTCGCCCCTCGTACACAAGTACAAGTGCCGCCCGCATCGCTGCTCCCGTCACTGGTGGCCGGGCGTTGCCAACGACCCGTGGTCGGTCGACCACTTTCCCGGCGGCTCGGTCGACGTCTGGTTTCCGCCgcccgagacggccgacAACTTCTGGCGCGACTACTTCACCGAGCTCAAAACCCAGGGCATCACGTTCATCAAGGTCGACAACCAAGCACTTGCCAGTGCGCTGGACGGTCCCGCCAACACTTTGGCGGGCATGTCCATCTGGCGCTCACTTGTCTCGGCCGCCAATGAAGTCTTTGGACCGGGCCGAATCATCCACTGTATGGCGCAATCGGAGAACACGTTCGGCGGCGAACAAGGACTCGGCCTGGCTACCGGGGGACAGCGATTCGTGTGCCGGTCTTCAGACGACTTTGGCATGATCGGCAATCCGGACGCGCACCAGCTACACATCCTTGCCAACATCCTCAACGCAACGCTGCTAGCTGAGCTGTGTCACatccccgacgccgacatgtTCATGACGACCAAGCTTGCGCCGATTGCTCATGCCCTCCTGCGCGCCCTATTCCCCGGCCCGCTTCTCCTCACCGACAAACCCGGCCACCACGACACGCACCTACTCTGGCGACTGATCGGGAAAGACAAGACTGGCACCGCCCGGGTAGTGCGAACGGAGCGGCCGGTTCGTCCTCTTgcacgccgcctccttgACATGTCGGTGCGCGACCACGGCAACGGTACCGGTCTCTGGGGGTCTGTCGGCACCGAACTTGGGACCATACTTGCCGTGTGGAACGTCCGCGGCAACGAGCACAAGCAGCTCTTTGTCGCAGATAAGATTGAAACAGaggacgtcctcgacgcggtTGGAGATCCCCGGGCGGAGGACTACGCCATTGTTCGCCTCAACCTTCAGCACGGAGGGGTGACTGCCGGTGCAGTGATCCAGCTCAATGAGCAGGAATCCATCGCGCACGTCACTCTACCCTATCTCAGCGCGGCAATGTTCTGGCTCGTCCCGTTAAGCCACCAGGCTTTCGGTagcgtcgccgtccttggcctggTCGACAAGTTTGCCGGCCTGACGGCGGCCACCAACGTCGAGTACTCAGACA CCTCCATCACCCTCGACCTTCGGTACAGCGGTGTCCTTGGGCTGGGCATCACCAACCTGAGCAGGGCCACCTCGCTTGTCGCCACCGTCGATGGTGAACGAGTGCCAGTTCGCCGTCGGGTTCTGCCTCACCTGGCCAACGGCGGTGAgcttgaggtcctcgacaTTACCGTCGGCGCAGGCACCGACAGTGCTGCTACCACCAAGGCCCCCGACCTCATCGCAGGCGAGGTCTGGAAGGTTGTGTTCACGTTTACGCGGCGACAACaatga
- the TIO gene encoding Serine/threonine-protein kinase TIO → MFRKLYSNLTARLGLGGTRPEVEAGLTMKPGANAPTNPARAPTPTPSPTLSPPALPLSSSPALLSAPILPPSEVATSNVGVSFAVPLLRPVGAAPGASAALALTAAYLAIATLPALPPCLPYLIPAPELWYDESTPLSTHLMNGLFELALRPVFEDVFGKWCKMINPRGENGPIDLYRSVEQERLVMQVSEYRLWPGTRDYWMKQGEKPLGSGSFGSVFTLSGYRARKWPIKMALKILTPEEGSTSRPGAMEVKAMRFFRREYRYPHLIHSFFDHYDNTARETTIGLPLAETSLWNAIEKGILSLEEKLSVARQVVGALAHMHKLRWVHLDIKPCNILVMSTNPLHVVLADLGNAERIPKGAYTIEGGGGTPGFMAPETLRDDDWCGYTSDIFALGVTFYSLFSGKVDMVPSNWGAMNGLQGAGAEDVADLWTIEGDRTLSFVGSPWSSGGPFWGRLERLILDMTAFETGLDDEESSENAGSNVHIRIDLIGVVWAMRQLTAMLPPVPGSLEGDVLDNYTAALTLMGLPIGDDEATSNAVAQVTAIENATVGEELEPAVVQDGEACDPPFVGEQVSEAVEEMEGEVVFESAALSRMARMRAKTRKAPRKIAAAIKKAGQKVLRRRA, encoded by the coding sequence ATGTTCCGCAAGCTCTACTCCAACCTCACtgcccgtctcggcctcggtggcaCCCGCCCTGAGGTTGAGGCCGGCCTTACTATGAAGCCCGGAGCGAATGCTCCAACCAACCCAGCCCGAgccccaacccccaccccctctccTACTCTCTCTCCTCCCGCCCTcccgctctcctcctctcccgcCCTCCTCTCTGCCCCCATCCTTCCCCCCTCTGAGGTTGCGACCTCCAATGTTGGGGTCAGCTTTGCTGTCCCTCTCCTCCGTCCTGTGGGCGCGGCACCAGGCGCGAGCGCTGCTCTTGCCCTTACCGCTGCCTACCTCGCTATTGCCACCCTCCCTGCCCTCCCCCCGTGTCTTCCCTACCTCATCCCTGCCCCTGAGCTCTGGTATGACGAGTCCACCCCCTTGTCTACTCATCTCATGAACGGACTCTTTGAGCTGGCGCTCAGGCCAGTCTTTGAGGACGTTTTTGGCAAGTGGTGCAAGATGATCAACCCCCGGGGTGAGAACGGCCCGATTGACCTCTACCGCTCCGTGGAGCAAGAGAGGTTGGTCATGCAGGTGTCCGAGTATAGGCTTTGGCCTGGCACTCGTGACTACTGGATGAAGCAGGGAGAGAAGCCGCTTGGCAGTGGCTCTTTTGGGAGCGTTTTCACACTCTCAGGTTACCGCGCCCGCAAGTGGCCGATCAAGATGGCCCTCAAGATCCTCACTCCCGAAGAAGGCTCAACATCTCGACCCGGTGCCATGGAGGTCAAGGCAATGAGGTTCTTCCGCCGTGAGTATCGCTACCCCCATCTCATCCACTCCTTTTTCGACCACTACGACAATACGGCGAGGGAGACCACCATTGGTCTACCCCTTGCTGAGACGTCTCTGTGGAACGCCATCGAGAAGGGCATTCTGTCTCTGGAGGAGAAGCTTTCCGTGGCGAGGCAGGTTGTCGGGGCTTTGGCCCACATGCACAAGTTGCGTTGGGTTCACCTTGACATCAAGCCCTGCAACATTCTCGTTATGTCGACGAACCCCCTTCATGTTGTTCTGGCCGACTTGGGTAACGCCGAGCGCATCCCCAAGGGAGCCTACACAATCGAGGGCGGGGGAGGCACACCTGGTTTCATGGCCCCTGAGACTCTGCGAGATGATGATTGGTGTGGCTACACCTCGGACATCTTCGCCCTGGGGGTTACGTTTTATTCCCTCTTCTCGGGCAAGGTGGACATGGTTCCGAGCAACTGGGGGGCCATGAATGGTCTCCAAGGTGCCGGGGCGGAGGATGTGGCGGACCTCTGGACCATTGAAGGGGACCGCACACTCTCATTCGTTGGTTCTCCATGGAGCTCCGGGGGTCCTTTCTGGGGGAGGCTTGAACGCCTGATCCTGGACATGACCGCCTTTGAAACCGGGTTGGATGACGAGGAATCCTCCGAGAACGCTGGCAGCAATGTCCACATCCGCATCGATCTCATCGGTGTGGTGTGGGCAATGCGCCAACTGACAGCTATGCTCCCCCCAGTTCCCGGTAGCCTCGAGGGTGATGTCCTCGACAACTACACCGCGGCACTCACCCTCATGGGGTTGCCgatcggcgacgacgaggcgacctCGAACGCTGTCGCTCAAGTTACAGCAATCGAGAACGCCACCGTCGGCGAGGAACTGGAGCCTGCAGTCGTCCAGGACGGCGAGGCATGCGACCCGCCTTTTGTCGGGGAGCAAGTGAGTGAAGCTGTGGAGGAGATGGAGGGGGAGGTTGTCTTCGAGTCGGCCGCTCTGTCCCGCATGGCTCGGATGCGCGCCAAGACTCGCAAGGCGCCTCGCAAGATTGCTGCGGCAATCAAGAAGGCTGGCCAGAAGGTTCTTCGCCGCAGGGCTTGA
- the HNM1_9 gene encoding Choline transport protein codes for MSSHDAYDKDEKHIKVGVEPVHSEVRLERRFSFLSCLGLAFILLNSWTAATSVLVQRPTATGARKADAHSAELCHVYPMVGGQYDWTYLIAPTRMKNSLSFLVGWCATAGWVTLTATDCGFNATFIQTIIAMWSPSFDMKNWMIFLLFLAFGTGSFLLNTFGIRILPAVEESGFYWGVGGIVTVSVVVLACSHGEYRPAKQVFGEFTNVTGWPDGMAFLIGLLQSCLGLAGYDAVTHVLEETPFPSRDGPRVIMWAVGLGAVTSWIFLVILVLVIKDLDKVISSPAGPLLEIYLQATRSPAGSTCLVLINLIAMLYALQSVNTIASRMLFTLSRDRSVAGLSPYLAPVHLTLKVPVWSLVAVFVCSIVLGTIYLGSTVAFNAIAGSSMFFLNFSYIVPLIILVIRGEKVFDGQPRRWSLGRWRRIVNLQGLAYLCLTSVVFLFPPALPVTGTSMNYIIVVVVIVFIMTGLTWVFDGRKRFHGPSHIEERLLEGRSKPDT; via the exons ATGTCATCACACGACGCGtacgacaaggacgagaagCACAtcaaggtcggcgtcgagcccgtccACAGCGAGgtgcgcctcgagcggcgcTTCTCGTTCTTATCGTGTCTCGGGCTCGCGTTCATCCTCCTCAACTCTTGGACTG CCGCGACGTCTGTTCTCGTGCAGCGGCCCACCGCAACGGGCGCTCGTAAAGCTGATGCCCACAGTGCCGAGCTCTGCCATGTCTACCCGATGGTCGGTGGCCAGTACGACTGGACCT ACCTtatcgcgccgacgcgcatGAAGAACAGCCTGAGCTTCCTCGTCGGGTGGTGCGCGACTGCCGGCTGGGTGACCCTCACAGCTACCGACTGCGGCTTCAACGCGACCTTCATCCAGAC CATCATCGCCATGTGGAGCCCGAGCTTTGACATGAAGAACTGGATGATtttcctcctcttcctcgcgtTCGGCACTGGCAGCTTCCTCCTCAACACTTTCGGCATCCGCATCCTGCCTGCCGTCGAGGAGTCGGGCTTCTActggggcgtcggcggcatcgtcacCGTGTCTGTTGTGGTCCTGGCCTGCTCGCACGGCGAGTACCGCCCGGCTAAGCAAGTGTTCGGCGAGTTCACCAACGTCACTGGG TGGCCCGACGGCATGGCGTTCCTCATCGGCCTGCTGCAGagctgcctcggcctcgcagGCTACGACGCCGTCACGCACGTCCTCGAGGAGACTCCGTTCCCGTCGCGTGACGGGCCTCGTGTCAT CATGTGGGCCGtgggccttggcgccgtcaCGTCCTGGATCTTCCTTGTcatcctcgtgctcgtcatcAAGGACCTCGACAAGGTGATCAGTAGCCCCGCAGGACCGCTCCTCGAGATCTATCTCCAAGCCACTCGCAGCCCCGCTGGC TCGACATGCCTCGTACTCATCAACCTCATCGCGATGCTCTACGCTCTCCAGAGTGTCAACACCATCGCCTCGCGCATGCTCTTCACCCTGTCACGCGACCGCAGCGTTGCTGGCCTGTCGCCTTATCTCGCACCGGTCCACCTGACGCTTAAGGTCCCGGTGTGGTCCCTCGTGGCTGTGTTTGTCTGCTCCATCGTGCTGGGCACGATCT acctCGGCTCCACCGTCGCCTTCAACGCCATCGCCGGCTCGTCCATGTTCTTCCTCAACTTCAGCTACATTGTGCCTC tcatcatcctcgtcatTCGCGGTGAGAAGGTCTTCGACGGGCAGCCCCGGCGCTGGTCGCTCGGCCGCTGGCGAC GTATCGTCAACCTCCAAGGTCTTGCATACCTCTGCCTAACGAGCGTTGTGTTCCTCTTCCCGCCTGCGCTTCCCGTGACCGGTACATCGATGAACTACATCATCGTGGTTGTCGTGATCGTGTTCATCATGACGGGCTTGACATGGGTGTTTGACGGCCGCAAGCGGTTCCACGGCCCGAGCCACATCGAGGAGAGGTTGCTGGAGGGGCGGAGTAAGCCTGATACTTAG